Part of the Musa acuminata AAA Group cultivar baxijiao chromosome BXJ2-7, Cavendish_Baxijiao_AAA, whole genome shotgun sequence genome is shown below.
TGTGATACCATCTTGCTGAGATGGACGGATGGGATGGATGACTGAGTTGGATGGAGGGTGCAGATGTAGCATTAGAGGTGCACTTGCATCGATGCAATTTGTAGAGGATCCCACCACCGCAAAAAGCGGAAACCTCGGGCGGTTATAATGTAGCTTTCTTTTGTTGCTTTCCCCTGTTTCgagatctcttcttcttcttcttctctccacaGTGGAAGGCGAAGGCGTCAATCACGATCTCCTCATCGTTCTTCTTCGATCTACGCGCGATCACTGTTGCGTTAGCTCCGCCCGCCTCTTCTGTCTCCCCTTGCATGTCTTCCGTCTCCCCGTCTCTTCGGCACATCGTGCCGGAGAACTCATCCACCACGGCGATCGCGGCATTTCGCCGAGTTCCATGTTGCGTTGACGGGCGGAAGCTCGCGTCTCGTAACGCCCGTCGTCGGGCGCCGGGATTAAGAGCGGACGAGAAGCGGTGGGGAAACGTGAAGGCTGTGACGAGTCCGGACTGCGACGGTAGGTTTTGATCTTTTCCTCTGTTTCGTTCATTCGTCGGAGAGGTCTTGATCTGAAGTTGAGCTTGAGATTCCCTCAAACAGATTCCTTTGAGATCATGTTTGATGAAGTTGAGCTGTGACTCCTTTACCAAAAAGATTcatgccttttctgatcgaagagttGACTCAGATATTGGTGATCGGAATTTATTgaattttgattcttattttaatttgAAGAGATTCGATGAATGTTTTTCACGTCAAATTAGTGTTATTTGTTGgtcagttctctctctctctttttatgtTGCCTTTAATTTGAGACTCAACGGAGTCATCATGACAAGGAAACATAGGGCTGATAGTAAATGTCTCTCGACGGACTAATCTAAGTGTTTTCTGATCAGGTCCTATGACTGCTACCGGCAGATCCAATGTTCCTATCTTGTCTGGTTCTGAGGTAAGGTTATTCCCTTCTTGTGCATCATTATCGTGTTATTATTATACAGCTACAACCGATCACTGTCAGAGATCATGGAATAATCATGTGAAAGTTGAGCTTCTTGAGTAGTATTTTAGTGTCATGTTGCTTCCTAATAAAATCATTTCTAAGTGACTCCAACCCTCTAACTAGAATAATATTCAGTGTTGCAGAAAGGTTTAatctaatgacaaaggggggcaTATGGTGATGGAATTCCTTGTTTTTGCCTTGCTTCAATCCTtgatttattcttttctttttggaaTGCTTCTTGAAACTATAATTTGCATCACTGACCGCTTGTTTGGTGCCTAAGAGCAAGCGTTGTTCATCAGTTGAGGTTGCTGGTTGGAATGACATTATCGGAGGGGAATATATGGATGAATTGATTGCAATTTCAACAGGATTCAGAAATTTCAGTCGATCTCTATCTGATTGCTCCAAGTATCTGCTTCTGCATTCTTCTGACAGAGCAGTAATTCATAGAGCCGAGAGTCTTGGAAGTTATAATTGGCTCACATCAGATGTGGATATTTCAATTTTGTACTCATACATGAGATTGCACtctttattatattttctttctcctaCTGCAGCAAATCCACATGACAAGTTGCGTTGGGGTAGTCATTGTTCTAATTAGTGTTTGTTTGGAGAATTCCTAGGTTGTAGAAAGGCTTAAAGCGTTCCATGAAAACAGAACTGGTGAGCAAAATTACTTGGCCATGTACTCCAGCATTTTTGGTGGAATTACCACAGATTCTGCAGCAATGGTGATTCCCATGGATGATCACATGGTCCACAGAGGGCATGGTGTTTTTGATACTGCTGCTATAATGGACGGGTAAGAACCAAGCATTCTGGCATGCTTTTGTGAATATCTAAGATGCCGACATGGTTTACGTTATCGTTGAGCTGAAACTTTAAGTAGCTTTGCATCTGGGATTACTCATCTAGAACTTGGCTTGCTTTTTCTTGTTGTATAGCATGATTCAAAGAAGTTGCAGGATGAGGGTGATTAGTTTTCCATCCATTATTTTCAGATCCATTTGCTGTGCCTATCCTTTTACAATCATGTATTGCCATTACAATCTAACAGTAGCTCCTAGCAAGAAAGAAATAGACACATGAACATTTTGTTTTCCTTCGGAAATCATGGTTCTTATGATTTATATGATTGtatgtttaaaattataatataataaacagAAATCATACTGTCTTCAAGAACAATTCTTACATCACACATGACTAATACTTTGTATGTTTCTCCAACTCAGGCACCTATATGAGCTAGATCAGCATCTGGATCGTTTCTTGAGGTCTGCATCAATGGCAAAAATCCAGCTCCCTTTCGATCGATCAACTATAAGGAGTATCCTTATACAAACTGTAAGTGCCTCAAAATGTATGCAAGGGTCACTAAGGTACTGGCTCTCTCCAGGACCTGGAGATTTCTTACTATCTCCATCTGGATGTCCAAATCCTGCTCTCTATACCATTGTGATTGAAGGCTCATCCTTACCAGTCTGTAGTGGTGTCAAAGTAATAACATCTTCCatcccaatgaaatctcaacaATTTGCGGTGATGAAGAATGTTAATTACCTGCCAAATGCGCTCTCCAAAATGGAAGCTGAAGAAAATGGAGCATTTGCAGCGATTTGGTTGGATGATGAAGGGTTTGTTGCCGAGGGCCCCAACATGAATGTCGCTTTTGTTACTGCAGACAAAGAGCTACTCATGCCTTATTTCGACAAAGTTCTCAGTGGATGCACAGCAAAACGAGTGCTAAGCCTCGCAGAAGAACTCGTAGCGGATGGGAGACTTAGTGGAATCAAGTTGAGGAATATAACAGTTCGGGAGGGGAAGACAGCAGAGGAGATGATGCTCATCGGAAGTGGAATCGTTGTGAAGCCTGTTCTGCAATGGGATGATCACGTCATCGGTGCTGGTAAGTTGAATTATGCCTCTTTATATTTGTCTGATAATACCCTTCTGTTCTTCTTGTTTAGAAGTTAATCGATAATTATCATCTAAATCTATAAACAGATGCATGTTTACTCCagattatatatttgcatgcaaaaaTTCTTGCTGCATTTGTTTCTTTTGTATCTATAGATAACTAGGGTTGATTTTAGTTTTCTATAAAGGAAATAACTAGTTTCATGATTACTCAACTTGAAATCTCAGTGATAGATATAAATAGCACCAATTGTCACCAACTTTTTCTTCCACGTCACACTTccgtctcctctcttcctattgtatgtttctttccttccttttcttATTTATGATTACGGTAAATCTTAGCTACAGTAGTCTATTCAAAGATTGTTATGCGAAGCTTCAAATGACCATTTTTGTTCTCGTAGGCGAGGAAGGTCCTGTTGCACAAGCTCTGTTTGAATTGATTTTGGATGACATGAAACATGGTCCGCCTTCGGTAAGAACGTCTGTTCCGTACTGACATAAAAATGTCACTGCTTGAGATAAATTGGAAGTGTAGCACATGCAAAGCATCACCTGCTGCGTCGGACTGCCTCAATCACATTTGGTCGCACACAACCAACGCTCATACCGAAACATGGTCCGCCTTCGGTAAGAACATCTGTGCCGCTTGAATGGTGCGATTGGCATGGTTTTCTTGCGCCATTGGCGTGCATGATTAGAAGAAAGTCGAACTGTGTTACCTTCGATTGTACTATTTACTTGGCATATAATTCTGTTCTTACCCAAGCATGCATGGGAGTTTCTTCAAGGAAACGTTCAAAGTCTCTTCCTGACGATGACATAATGGTGTAGTTGAAGAAACACTACGCCCACCCAAATTCTTGAAATCAGTAAGCTGCAGAAACTCTAACCATTTGCCAGTAATCTCTTTGTAAAAGCTACCAGTCAAACATGATTTTGTATTTGAAACCCGTTGGATTTGTTTCTATCCACCACTCCTCGATCAATGTGCCCTTCGCCTTTTCATTCTAGACTCGACCTGCCGATAACCCCTTGTCTGAGCCATATTTAATTCAACATCTCGGCCATGACCCAAAAAACCACCCCTCGATTGCCGATCCACCAGAGGCAGGCGGCTCCTCTCCCTTGAAATCGGGCGCCGCCGATTATCTCGATTACCATCACTCCCATCCCATTCAAGTGCTGCTGGTCGATCAAGTTGGTGTCTTCTTCGatactcgagctcatcatgatagTCTTCTCTCTCCCTACGCTTGGAACCTGCAAATTTTGCTCCACACGCTGGAGGTGGCATTCTTGGATCCTCAACACCCCAACCATGATGTGGTAGTGATCCGTATCTGTGGGAGTCATGACGGGGAACACAGCCGGTTGGATCTAATGTTCTCGGTGGAGACGCACCACGAAAGGAGGCCTCCCAAGAAGTATGGCTGGGTGCAGGGAGTTGAGGTCCATAGCGGTGATTGTTGCAGTTGTTACGATGCGTCCGTCGAGCAAAATTCAGATTCCCACAACTAACAAATCATGGAATGTTACTAGAGCTGATAAAACATCAGAAGCAAAATAAATGACAATAATCGAAGGCATCACACGACATTAAATTTGATTCCATCGTCGGGAGAAAACTTACTAGGGGGCATGATAGACCCAGTCACCTTCTTGAGGGGTCAAGTTGGGATCATTTCCGTGAATATATCCTCCTTCAGAGACAGACCCTCTACATGCAGTGTAAACTTCTCGAGACCTACCATCTGCCCTGCCACCTTGTGAACCTCGGCCAAACCTCTGTCTCGTTGAACTGTACAAATCTGGATCATGCTGACCATCCAGTCTCTGTCGTCGAGGGGAAGAGGCAGAACCTGCACGAACAATATCATGATTTATAGTAAGTAGTATGGTGGCTATAATGTAATCATGTCTTTGCAGGTCAATCATGAAATTATGTAAACAAATGAATCACTTGGCAGCACAACAATGGAATGCCAATATCCacgatcacatttcagacatcataGAACACCGATGAGCGGGCTTACTGCAGTGGATTCAGTGGAATTCAAGTGCCAAATACCACAATTCAAGCGAGTATCTGCTTACATGCTGCCAAGGGCAGCATTATAAATCAAATCGTGAGCACCGTAGGTTGACAATGTAACTAATCAAGCTGCATTAGTGATTCTTTCACTTGGATGAGTAGACCCCAAAGTACTATGTTTTCTTGGTCGAAAATACTACTCTGAAAAACACTTTACCTTCTCCAAGAAACTTGAAGGAGTGTGACTACAATCACCATCCAAGCATCAAGCATAAAGTCTCTCAAATCGGACTAACTTACACCTCTTCAGGAAGAATCCTCTTTTAGTAGACAGTGCAAACACAAGCATACCGATCCAACCGATGATGAACTACTTCATGGTATTCCTCTACACAATTCTCTACCAATTTTTCTTGCAACAGAACCTTTGTACGCTTAAAGACTGGATGATGCTCTGCTTAAAGTGTCAGCAGAACATGGCTCTGCACCCCCATTTTGCAACAACCATTTTCAAGTAGAGAAGTAGTGCTAGTTCTCATTTGTTCTTTCCGATACaataaatttcgaaaaatcagTGGCCATAAAAGATGTCACAACAGATTGCCTACATGCCAAGCACAAAACCTTTGTTTGCTTCAGCTAGCAAATTTTCATGCATTTAGATTATTTCCCCGTAGGATCAACACACTGACTCCATATGATATACTAATCATAAATGAACATAAAATGCTCGAAATCTTCATCAAATGAAACCAAAAAAAGATCTGCTGAACTTGTATGTGATAAAAAATAGATCACCACTTCTTTTGTAGAAAAATGAGCAAAAGGATGTGGTACACCAAAGTTCGGACGAGAAACAAAAAAGCATGTCAGAAGTCATCCTGACTGCTCCAATAAGATTAAATTCCAGTTAGTACGATCTAACAAAGAAAAAACCTGTCAAGGTCTTGCACTATAAAGCCAGCCACAATGACTTTTACTCAGATTTGAAAACCAATGACCAGAGCAAATAAATATGTCAATATATTTGCCAATCCATAACCTGTGATTGTAGGTGAACAATTAGCCTTTTTGGATTCCATCGATAAAGATATCTAACCAGGCTGCCCTTATCCAAAATTTCATGGTTAACCTACAACATCATCATCACCACAATGCTTTCAGAACATGATTTTGCAGGACTTAATAACACAAGCTTGCCTGCATACCAATCATCTGCATGTCATAGAAATTCATTCTCAATTTGGAAAAACATGGAGCTTGAACTAATTGGCTATTATATTAAACATGCAAGCTAGAAGACGTATACCAACAGTGTTACAATTTTATACAAATCGCATAATCTTGGACATTCACAACACTCAAATCTACAAAAGGAAAACTTAGCTATTCAAACACAAGGGGAAACCATTTCAAAGCGAAATTGACGGATAATTAGTACATGAAGAACAGAGTGATTTCAACAGTTACTGCATGAAGCTGGAACAAGACAATTATTTTCTATTGATTAAAATGCATTAAAACACATTGGAATAATCAGAAAATACTAACCAAGAAATATATCAGAAAATACTAACCAAGAAATATAGACTCCCTTAAGAAGCACATTAGCATGCAACACATTAGGTGCAATTACTAAaaccaaaaatagtttcgacaaaTTTTCTCTCTTTACTTTGTGCATCAGTGTTTTCCAGAAAACAGGACATGCTGAGCGACAACATCACTTTTGCACCGGCTACTTGATGGTCCACTGGCTTGTAGGTTCAGATTTGGGTCAGCACTAAACCTAAAGATCGTGTTCATTTCTCTAATCAACATTGTTTAGACGTTGCTTTCAACCAATGTATCCATGTGGCTACCAAATATCAGGTAGAATATAACATC
Proteins encoded:
- the LOC135617012 gene encoding D-amino-acid transaminase, chloroplastic-like; the protein is MSSVSPSLRHIVPENSSTTAIAAFRRVPCCVDGRKLASRNARRRAPGLRADEKRWGNVKAVTSPDCDGPMTATGRSNVPILSGSEVVERLKAFHENRTGEQNYLAMYSSIFGGITTDSAAMVIPMDDHMVHRGHGVFDTAAIMDGHLYELDQHLDRFLRSASMAKIQLPFDRSTIRSILIQTVSASKCMQGSLRYWLSPGPGDFLLSPSGCPNPALYTIVIEGSSLPVCSGVKVITSSIPMKSQQFAVMKNVNYLPNALSKMEAEENGAFAAIWLDDEGFVAEGPNMNVAFVTADKELLMPYFDKVLSGCTAKRVLSLAEELVADGRLSGIKLRNITVREGKTAEEMMLIGSGIVVKPVLQWDDHVIGAGEEGPVAQALFELILDDMKHGPPSVRTSVPY
- the LOC135585990 gene encoding uncharacterized protein LOC135585990 isoform X1, with the translated sequence MEFALCFKGGFVRQPHQITASAPTHSAVVEGDVMRSETSQRSMRSRERDEDEETPPQEPSPAPSPRRTGAGPNSQDDEERRDTASEARISDSLRFRQHHPPPPPAPRRGGPQDRRRRGSPPPTRRRGGSTVFHSRHQRFHERPGSASSPRRQRLDGQHDPDLYSSTRQRFGRGSQGGRADGRSREVYTACRGSVSEGGYIHGNDPNLTPQEGDWVYHAPYCGNLNFARRTHRNNCNNHRYGPQLPAPSHTSWEASFRGASPPRTLDPTGCVPRHDSHRYGSLPHHGWGVEDPRMPPPACGAKFAGSKRREREDYHDELEYRRRHQLDRPAALEWDGSDGNRDNRRRPISRERSRLPLVDRQSRGGFLGHGRDVELNMAQTRGYRQVESRMKRRRAH